A DNA window from Hypanus sabinus isolate sHypSab1 chromosome 27, sHypSab1.hap1, whole genome shotgun sequence contains the following coding sequences:
- the LOC132381975 gene encoding uncharacterized protein LOC132381975, translating to MKFEPAKSRCLVIKKGPITQKFTLKIQDEEISSIIGNPIRCLGKLYDDSLKDVNNSRCLEQQTTERLVKIDKSGLPGRFKAWIFRHELLPRLMWPVMLYDIALSMIEGLERRINRYLRRWLGVQQCFSSTVLYSKSAKLQLPLSLVVEKFKVGNACLIITLKDSKGDKVSEAGVKIQTGRKWKYDVVAISETYLQEGCDWQLHILGFCCLRCDRIGGARGGAVALLARENITAMLWQDRLGGSSKETIWVELRNRKGVISLIGVYYRPPNGERELEEQICKEIADICIKHKVVIMGDFNFPHIDWEAHL from the coding sequence ATGAAATTTGAACCTGCCAAATCAAGGTGTTTGGTGATAAAGAAAGGCCCAATTACCCAGAAGTTCACCTTGAAGATCCAGGATGAAGAAATCTCATCTATCATAGGAAACCCCATCAGGTGTCTAGGGAAATTGTATGATGACAGTCTGAAGGATGTCAACAACAGCAGATGCCTAGAACAACAAACAACAGAAAGGCTGGTAAAGATTGACAAATCAGGCTTACCAGGAAGGTTCAAGGCATGGATCTTCCGACATGAGCTCCTACCCAGACTAATGTGGCCAGTGATGCTGTATGACATCGCCCTGTCAATGATCGAGGGTCTGGAGAGGAGGATTAACCGGTATCTGAGAAGGTGGTTAGGTGTACAGCAGTGCTTCTCTTCAACAGTGCTCTACAGCAAGTCAGCCAAACTCCAGTTGCCCCTCTCTTTAGTTGTAGAGAAATTTAAGGTAGGGAATGCATGCCTCATCATAACCCTCAAAGACTCCAAGGGTGACAAGGTTAGTGAAGCAGGAGTCAAGATACAGACAGGGAGAaaatggaaatatgatgttgtagctattagtgaaacatacttgcaggaggggtgtgattggcaactacatATTCTTGGATTTTGTTgcctcaggtgtgatagaatcggaggggcaagagggggagctGTTGCATTGCTtgccagagaaaatattacagcaatgctctggcaggatagattaggggGCTCATCtaaggagactatttgggtggaattgagaaatAGGAAAGGTGTAATATCACTTATAggtgtgtattatagaccacctaatggggagcgagaattggaggagcaaatttgtaaggagatagcagatatttgtattaagcacaaggttgtgattatgggagattttaattttccacacatagactgggaagcccatctgtaa